Proteins from a genomic interval of Trifolium pratense cultivar HEN17-A07 linkage group LG6, ARS_RC_1.1, whole genome shotgun sequence:
- the LOC123891669 gene encoding uncharacterized protein LOC123891669 yields MDFNSDDFMDKLREALRNVDMRDERWRPRRGEPRPNVDEFKITELPEFNGSADPEVYLEWERKIDRMFDFKDLDDEKRCKYAILKLSKSASLWYEGLKARRTRDGKEKIHSWESLKRKLRKRYVPSNHRLNLYKKIADLVQGKMSVTEYIDEFENLCLMGEVEENEEQRMSRFLRGLNKNIAFAVELCNYTDFTTLCTLCLKIENQNKSRYNAGSSSGWSKGGVSGSANPAPNTKPMVNQPKQSEAAPKQPIATAKETNLSKVRCFKCQGFGHFARACPNQRVVTLREAISMRDELMKEEEESGGNIESDGVEIVEDDDDEVEVYGPPIYDTLMLRTLQVKAVPVEGDQRNQIFYTKGQVKDKWCSIIVDGGSCTNAASTEMVSKLGLLTTKHPKPYALHWLDNGSSINVTRQTRVGLTMGSYVDEILCDVVPMDASHILLGRPWQFDRDVTHRGRSNEHELNFNGKRIVLKPMASNEVRSMITKRGKKPSLTMFATENEVKDAIDNGELVYMLVAKNAKQDDVETPLKQQLEAVLGEYEDVFPSELPNGLPPIHGIEHQIDLIPGVPLPNKAAYRCNPEETKELQRQIEELISMGYVRESMSPCAVPTLLVPKKDGSWRMCIDSRAVNNITIKYRFPIPRLDDMLDELHGSVIFSKIDLRSGYHQIRMREGDEWKTAFKTKHGLYEWLVMPFGLTNAPSTFMRLMNEVLKPFLGKFVVVYIDDILVYSKSIEEHFTHLKQIFETLRAQKLYGKKEKCDFLVESVVFLGYVVSKDGVSVDQTKVDAIKTWPSPTTVSEVRSFLGLASFYRRFIQNFSTIA; encoded by the coding sequence ATGGATTTCAACAGTGATGATTTCATGGACAAATTGCGTGAAGCCTTAAGGAACGTTGACATGAGAGATGAACGATGGAGGCCTAGAAGGGGTGAACCACGTCCAAACGTGGATGAGTTCAAAATCACCGAACTACCTGAATTTAATGGTAGTGCAGATCCGGAGGTTTATTTAGAATGGGAGCGCAAGATTGATAGAATGTTTGATTTCAAGGATCTTGATGATGAGAAACGTTGCAAATATGCGATTCTGAAACTTAGCAAAAGTGCATCGTTGTGGTATGAGGGTTTGAAGGCTAGAAGGACACGAGATGGGAAGGAGAAAATCCACTCTTGGGAGTCCTTGAAGAGGAAGTTGCGCAAAAGATATGTACCATCAAACCACCGACtgaatttgtataaaaagaTTGCAGATTTGGTGCAAGGCAAAATGAGTGTCACTGAATACATTGATGAGTTTGAGAACCTATGCCTAATGGGTGAAGTGGAGGAAAATGAAGAGCAAAGAATGAGCCGTTTCCTTCGTGGGCTGAATAAGAACATAGCTTTTGCTGTTGAGCTATGTAATTACACAGATTTCACCACTTTGTGCACCTTGTGTTTGAagattgaaaatcaaaacaagagtAGATATAATGCTGGGAGTTCTAGTGGTTGGTCCAAGGGAGGTGTGTCGGGTAGTGCAAATCCAGCCCCTAACACTAAACCAATGGTGAATCAACCGAAACAAAGTGAGGCCGCTCCTAAACAACCCATTGCCACGGCCAAGGAGACTAATCTGTCAAAGGTTAGGTGTTTCAAGTGTCAAGGCTTTGGACACTTTGCTAGGGCTTGTCCTAATCAACGAGTTGTGACCCTCCGAGAAGCAATTAGCATGCGTGATGAGttgatgaaggaagaagaagaatctgGTGGCAATATTGAAAGTGATGGAGTTGAaattgttgaagatgatgatgatgaggtagAAGTATATGGACCTCCCATATATGATACCTTGATGCTAAGAACTTTGCAAGTCAAGGCTGTACCCGTGGAAGGAGATCAAAGAAATCAAATCTTCTACACTAAGGGTCAAGTGAAAGATAAGTGGTGTAGTATCATTGTGGATGGAGGTAGTTGTACCAATGCGGCTTCAACTGAAATGGTGTCTAAATTAGGATTGCTCACAACAAAACATCCTAAGCCTTATGCGCTACATTGGTTGGACAATGGAAGTAGCATAAATGTTACAAGGCAGACGCGTGTGGGACTAACCATGGGATCTTATGTTGATGAAATCTTGTGTGATGTGGTACCTATGGATGCAAGTCACATACTTTTGGGACGCCCTTGGCAATTTGATAGGGATGTCACGCATAGAGGAAGGTCCAATGAGCATGAATTGAACTTCAATGGCAAGAGGATTGTGTTGAAACCAATGGCATCAAATGAAGTCCGTTCCATGATTACAAAAAGAGGTAAAAAGCCTAGCCTCACTATGTTTGCTACTGAAAATGAAGTGAAGGATGCTATTGATAATGGTGAATTAGTCTACATGTTGGTTGCAAAGAATGCTAAGCAAGACGATGTAGAGACTCCTCTTAAACAACAATTGGAGGCTGTTTTGGGTGAGTATGAAGATGTGTTTCCAAGTGAACTACCAAATGGTTTGCCACCTATCCATGGGATTGAGCATCAAATTGATCTAATTCCGGGAGTTCCATTACCAAACAAGGCTGCATATAGGTGTAATCCAGAGGAGACAAAGGAGTTGCAACggcaaattgaagaattgataaGCATGGGTTATGTGCGTGAATCAATGAGCCCATGTGCTGTTCCGACATTGTTGGTTCCTAAGAAGGATGGATCATGGAGAATGTGTATTGATAGTAGGGCGGTGAACAACATAACCATCAAATATCGTTTTCCCATTCCAAGACTAGATGATATGCTTGATGAGTTACATGGATCGGTTATCTTCTCAAAAATTGATCTAAGGAGTGGATATCACCAAATCAGAATGCGTGAAGGTGATGAATGGAAGACGGCATTCAAGACTAAGCATGGTCTATATGAATGGCTAGTTATGCCATTTGGGCTCACAAATGCACCTAGCACCTTTATGAGGCTCATGAACGAAGTACTCAAGCCTTTTTTGGGtaagtttgttgttgtttatattGATGACATATTGGTGTATAGCAAATCTATTGAGGAGCATTTCACTCATTTGAAACAAATCTTTGAGACCCTAAGAGCACAAAAACTATATGGGAAGAAGGAAAAGTGTGATTTCTTGGTTGAAAGTGTGGTGTTTCTTGGATATGTGGTGTCTAAAGATGGAGTATCCGTTGATCAAACAAAAGTGGATGCTATCAAGACTTGGCCGAGCCCTACAACAGTTTCGGAGGTGAGATCTTTCCTTGGTCTTGCATCATTTTATCGGCGCTTTATCCAGAATTTTAGCACTATAGCATAG